Proteins co-encoded in one Halococcoides cellulosivorans genomic window:
- a CDS encoding hydroxymethylbilane synthase: MQTRGQELHLLTRPSALARTQAASVRSALEAAGHSVTVETVESDGDRVDELIDEFGQTGAFVRELDERVIAGEADAAVHSLKDVPTDVPEELVIAGVPERGPAGDVLVTTAIEGVDGAAGLEDLPEHATVGTGSRRRRAQVLAAREDCAIAPIRGNVDTRVEKLIAGPLQDRRAEIRAAAGDDGDETSGEDLDAWLESRSPLERDALDRDLDRRYGALVLARAGLDRLTLAAPITVTDLPTESFVPAPCQGALGVSAREDGPVAAINDAVDHAPTRVATTVERTVLAALGGGCITPIGVHATLRGEVVQARVRVIGPDGEEVAAARDLPVASHADAARSFASDLVERGASDLVEASEGAS; encoded by the coding sequence ATGCAAACACGCGGGCAGGAACTCCACCTTCTCACGCGACCCTCGGCGCTGGCCCGGACGCAGGCCGCGAGCGTCCGATCGGCGCTGGAGGCCGCCGGGCATTCGGTCACCGTCGAGACGGTCGAAAGCGACGGCGATCGGGTCGACGAACTGATCGACGAGTTCGGACAGACGGGCGCGTTCGTCCGCGAACTCGACGAGCGCGTCATCGCGGGCGAGGCCGACGCCGCCGTCCACTCGCTGAAAGACGTGCCCACCGACGTGCCCGAGGAGTTGGTGATCGCGGGCGTCCCCGAGCGCGGGCCCGCGGGCGACGTGCTCGTCACGACGGCCATCGAGGGGGTGGACGGCGCGGCGGGGCTCGAAGACCTCCCCGAGCACGCGACCGTCGGGACCGGGAGTCGCCGCCGGCGCGCGCAGGTGCTCGCCGCGCGCGAGGACTGTGCGATCGCGCCGATCCGGGGCAACGTCGACACGCGGGTCGAGAAGCTGATCGCCGGGCCGCTCCAGGACCGCCGGGCCGAGATCCGCGCGGCTGCCGGCGACGATGGCGACGAGACTTCGGGCGAGGACCTCGACGCGTGGCTGGAATCCCGATCGCCGTTGGAACGCGACGCGCTCGACCGCGACCTGGACCGGCGCTACGGCGCGCTCGTTCTCGCCCGCGCGGGCCTCGATCGATTGACGCTCGCGGCCCCGATCACCGTCACCGACCTCCCGACGGAGTCGTTCGTCCCTGCACCCTGTCAGGGTGCGCTCGGGGTGAGTGCGCGCGAGGACGGCCCCGTCGCGGCGATCAACGACGCCGTCGATCACGCGCCCACCCGCGTCGCGACGACCGTCGAGCGGACGGTGCTCGCGGCACTCGGCGGTGGCTGTATCACGCCGATCGGCGTCCACGCGACGCTGCGTGGCGAAGTCGTCCAGGCACGCGTCCGGGTCATCGGCCCCGACGGTGAGGAGGTCGCGGCCGCGCGTGACCTGCCGGTCGCGTCGCACGCCGACGCGGCCCGATCGTTCGCGTCGGACCTCGTCGAGCGCGGGGCCAGCGACCTCGTCGAGGCGTCGGAGGGAGCGTCGTGA
- a CDS encoding NAD-dependent epimerase/dehydratase family protein translates to MDVLVIGGTGVISTGITRQLVAAGHNVTILNRGETSVALPSTVNRVTADRYDPDAFTEAVDDISVDVAIDMLCFDREHAETAIDAFEGIEQYILTSTVDVYERPPERNPIDESATRAPVTDYAAGKIAAEDAIMDAHGDAFAATVIRPWSTYGEGGPVLHTFGTDPYYVGRIRRGDPIVVHGDGTSLWGPCHRDDVARAYVGAVGNRIAYGETYHVTSAETITWNQYHQRVATALDAPDPDLVHVPTDVLREVAPDRTEMLRDHFQYSTVFDDSKARRDLGFRYTIGFEEGVRRTVAALDDDGAVPDAPTEEDGFEDRLLTAWRSATDDVVAAMNE, encoded by the coding sequence ATGGACGTCCTCGTCATCGGCGGGACCGGCGTCATCTCGACGGGCATCACACGCCAACTCGTCGCCGCCGGACACAACGTCACGATCCTGAATCGCGGCGAGACAAGCGTCGCGCTCCCCTCGACGGTGAATCGGGTCACCGCCGACCGGTACGATCCGGACGCGTTCACCGAGGCGGTCGACGACATCTCTGTCGACGTGGCGATCGACATGCTGTGTTTCGATCGCGAGCACGCCGAGACGGCGATCGACGCCTTCGAGGGCATCGAGCAGTACATCCTCACGAGCACGGTCGACGTCTACGAGCGCCCGCCCGAGCGGAACCCGATCGACGAGTCCGCGACGCGGGCGCCTGTCACCGACTACGCGGCGGGCAAGATCGCCGCCGAGGACGCGATCATGGACGCCCACGGCGACGCGTTCGCGGCGACGGTGATCCGCCCCTGGTCGACCTACGGCGAGGGCGGGCCCGTCCTCCACACGTTCGGCACCGACCCGTACTACGTCGGGCGGATCCGGCGGGGCGATCCGATCGTCGTCCACGGCGACGGCACCAGCCTCTGGGGCCCCTGCCATCGCGACGACGTCGCGCGGGCGTACGTCGGCGCGGTCGGCAATCGGATCGCCTACGGCGAGACGTATCACGTCACGAGCGCGGAGACGATCACCTGGAACCAGTACCACCAGCGCGTCGCGACGGCACTCGACGCGCCCGATCCAGACCTGGTCCACGTACCGACGGACGTGCTTCGAGAGGTCGCGCCCGATCGGACCGAGATGCTCCGCGATCACTTCCAGTACAGCACCGTTTTCGACGATTCGAAGGCGCGACGCGACCTGGGCTTTCGGTACACCATCGGCTTCGAAGAGGGCGTCCGCCGGACGGTCGCGGCGCTGGACGACGACGGGGCGGTGCCCGACGCGCCGACCGAGGAGGACGGCTTCGAGGACCGACTCCTCACCGCCTGGCGGTCGGCGACCGACGACGTCGTCGCCGCGATGAACGAATGA
- a CDS encoding alpha/beta hydrolase: MSGARDAPPDDWPDPLEAASVDDQTMETLRETAAVRGRLLAWQRPRLIRAAEWLGARSRDGPAVGGVTDRTIAGRDGAIAVRSYRPPAGAPIALAGSSERGADDGGEADDPADGDRTNASAADDPPGTVVFFHGGGFVLGSITTYDRLCRQVCRATGWTVHSVGYRRAPENPFPAAVEDAIDATQWAADRAEGPLVVAGDSAGGNLAAVVAYWAATANGPDIDRQVLLYPGVDHATDHPSRRDHTGLMLTEAALEWFGEAYYGSDIVLQNPYADPMAACDLSGVAPATVLTAGFDPLRDGGLAYGDRLRADGVDLSRLHEPDQIHGFLTLPDIDRTAPVLDRLASEIRATREA; encoded by the coding sequence ATGAGTGGGGCCCGCGACGCCCCGCCCGACGACTGGCCCGATCCGCTCGAAGCCGCGTCGGTCGACGACCAGACGATGGAAACCCTCAGAGAGACCGCCGCGGTCCGGGGCCGACTGCTCGCCTGGCAGCGCCCGCGACTCATCCGCGCGGCCGAGTGGCTCGGAGCGCGATCGCGGGACGGGCCGGCGGTCGGTGGCGTCACCGACCGGACGATTGCGGGGCGGGACGGCGCGATTGCGGTCCGGAGCTATCGGCCGCCCGCTGGGGCTCCGATAGCGCTGGCCGGGTCCAGCGAGCGCGGCGCGGACGATGGTGGCGAGGCCGACGACCCCGCGGACGGCGACCGGACGAACGCGTCCGCGGCGGACGACCCGCCCGGCACCGTCGTGTTCTTTCACGGCGGCGGGTTCGTCCTCGGATCGATCACGACCTACGATCGGCTCTGCCGCCAGGTGTGCCGCGCGACGGGGTGGACGGTCCACTCGGTGGGCTACCGGCGTGCACCCGAGAACCCGTTCCCCGCGGCCGTCGAGGACGCCATCGACGCGACCCAGTGGGCCGCCGATCGGGCCGAGGGGCCGCTGGTGGTCGCGGGCGACAGCGCCGGCGGCAATCTCGCCGCCGTCGTGGCGTACTGGGCGGCCACCGCCAACGGGCCCGACATCGACCGTCAGGTCCTGCTCTACCCGGGCGTCGATCACGCCACCGACCACCCCTCGCGTCGCGATCACACCGGCTTGATGTTGACCGAGGCGGCCCTGGAGTGGTTCGGTGAGGCCTACTACGGCAGCGACATCGTCCTCCAGAACCCCTACGCCGACCCGATGGCCGCGTGCGATCTCTCTGGGGTCGCACCCGCAACCGTCCTCACCGCGGGGTTCGATCCGTTGCGTGACGGCGGCCTGGCGTACGGCGATCGCCTGCGCGCCGACGGCGTGGACCTCTCGCGACTGCACGAACCCGATCAGATCCACGGCTTTCTCACCCTGCCCGATATCGATCGGACCGCCCCCGTCCTCGACCGACTCGCAAGCGAGATTCGGGCGACCCGCGAGGCCTGA
- a CDS encoding CDP-2,3-bis-(O-geranylgeranyl)-sn-glycerol synthase: MLVETLVVAFWALLPAYVPNNAASLFGGGPPIDGERTLGGRRVLGDGKTWRGLAAGLLAGVALAIVLSELAPMLAPAVPVVDALPRFSRGAAFGLAGGAMAGDMAASFVKRRLDRDRGQATPGLDQLDFVVGALVLAAVLDPAWVGEWITLPVLAVALVVTPVLHVGVNAAGYAAGLTKEPY; encoded by the coding sequence ATGCTCGTGGAGACGCTCGTCGTGGCGTTCTGGGCGCTCCTGCCGGCGTACGTGCCCAACAACGCCGCATCGCTGTTCGGCGGCGGGCCACCGATCGACGGCGAGCGCACGCTCGGCGGCCGGCGCGTGCTGGGCGACGGCAAGACCTGGCGTGGCCTCGCGGCCGGTCTCCTCGCCGGCGTCGCGCTCGCGATCGTGCTCTCGGAACTCGCGCCGATGCTCGCGCCCGCCGTCCCCGTCGTCGATGCGCTGCCGCGATTCTCGCGTGGTGCGGCGTTCGGGTTGGCGGGCGGTGCGATGGCCGGCGACATGGCGGCGTCGTTCGTGAAACGCCGGCTGGATCGGGACCGCGGCCAGGCGACGCCCGGCCTCGATCAACTCGATTTCGTCGTCGGGGCGCTCGTCCTCGCGGCCGTCCTCGACCCCGCCTGGGTCGGGGAGTGGATCACGCTGCCGGTGCTCGCGGTCGCGCTCGTGGTGACGCCCGTGCTCCACGTCGGGGTGAACGCCGCGGGCTACGCCGCCGGCCTGACCAAAGAGCCCTACTGA